In one window of Thermoplasmata archaeon DNA:
- a CDS encoding MBL fold metallo-hydrolase — MSIKIKNYVVGELETNSYLVFDTDTGEAMIIDPGSEPERLYKDIKDENLHLQYIIATHGHFDHVLGVNRLRALTGAKSCINAKDLEIMKYLLSRGLFVVTSEPIENPVFDFYIDENTEFEIGNAIFRVITTPGHSPGGICLYTERMLFSGDTLFYRGVGRTDIPEGNDKLLQKSLLKLIELDSETVVYPGHGPVTKIGDERKYNHFILSILKNKVKEHV, encoded by the coding sequence ATGAGCATAAAAATAAAAAATTATGTGGTAGGCGAATTGGAAACAAACTCATATCTTGTTTTTGATACTGATACAGGAGAGGCAATGATCATAGATCCAGGATCTGAACCAGAGAGGCTTTACAAAGATATAAAAGATGAAAATTTGCACTTACAATATATTATTGCCACGCATGGCCATTTTGATCATGTTTTAGGCGTTAACAGATTGAGGGCTTTAACGGGAGCAAAGTCTTGTATTAATGCCAAGGATCTAGAAATTATGAAATATTTACTATCCAGAGGTCTTTTTGTAGTAACATCAGAACCAATAGAAAATCCAGTATTCGATTTTTATATAGATGAAAACACCGAGTTTGAGATTGGAAATGCTATATTCAGGGTGATTACGACTCCGGGGCATAGTCCTGGTGGTATATGCCTATACACTGAAAGAATGCTGTTTTCCGGAGACACACTTTTTTATAGAGGTGTAGGAAGGACAGATATTCCGGAGGGCAATGATAAACTGCTACAAAAGTCACTTTTGAAATTGATAGAACTAGATTCAGAAACTGTAGTATATCCTGGCCATGGTCCTGTTACCAAAATAGGGGATGAGAGAAAATACAATCATTTTATTTTAAGTATTTTAAAAAATAAAGTTAAAGAACATGTGTGA
- a CDS encoding HAD family hydrolase, with product MIKGIIFDIDGTILDSFESIYVSLSNILKKYNVEDLNRAELKAMMDYMSFEEIVLNLAKRYNLLDSEKILELSKDYIAYFKKSIKVDSKLFPGINETIQHLSENFKLGVISYNPKDIVRIQLLDFDLLKYFPFVRGFEDVNGHKRVGIIEFSRTYGLDLKEIVYIGDQPKDIIEARFAGVRSIAVTYGVSKYDTLLKEHPDYFAGSAKELLEVIQKN from the coding sequence ATGATTAAAGGAATAATTTTTGATATAGATGGCACCATTTTAGATTCTTTTGAGTCTATATACGTATCTCTATCAAATATACTTAAAAAATACAATGTTGAAGATTTAAATAGGGCAGAACTAAAGGCAATGATGGATTATATGTCCTTTGAAGAGATTGTCTTAAATTTAGCAAAGAGATATAATCTCCTTGATTCTGAAAAAATATTAGAGTTGAGTAAAGATTATATAGCATATTTTAAAAAATCAATAAAGGTTGATTCAAAGCTTTTTCCAGGCATAAATGAAACTATTCAGCATCTATCAGAAAATTTTAAATTAGGAGTAATTTCTTACAATCCAAAAGATATTGTTAGAATACAATTATTAGATTTTGATCTATTAAAATATTTTCCATTCGTAAGAGGATTTGAAGATGTAAATGGTCATAAAAGAGTGGGAATTATCGAATTTTCCAGAACATACGGCCTAGATCTGAAAGAGATCGTATATATTGGTGATCAACCGAAGGATATAATAGAAGCAAGGTTTGCGGGAGTAAGGTCTATAGCAGTCACTTATGGAGTGAGTAAATATGATACATTGTTAAAAGAGCATCCAGATTATTTTGCGGGTAGTGCAAAAGAGCTCCTTGAGGTTATTCAAAAAAACTGA
- a CDS encoding LD-carboxypeptidase, with protein MKEIIKAPKLKKNAHIRIIAPASPPNLKNLSIGIEKFRKFGFKISFGDNIKKTKQIGYLSAPDTERAKELVNAFTDDSVDAIFCARGGYGSMRILPLIDYDIIQEHPKVFVGYSDITALHIAINKKTGLITFHGMMPGVDFDITNDITMNHMIEILAGETLDLTPQIKRIVGSIVDGETFGISTGTNFSLLISLIGTEYEFKSSERILFLEDVSTSISDIDRYMSELWLSKMLYRAKGLVFGDFTQIPNDEGPNPSLPEIIYYYVNKMKKPVIYGMPFGHGPDQMTIPLAAKMKISTYEPSIILQENVVE; from the coding sequence ATGAAAGAGATTATTAAAGCTCCTAAATTGAAGAAAAATGCGCATATCAGAATCATTGCTCCTGCAAGCCCCCCAAATTTAAAGAATTTAAGTATTGGCATTGAAAAATTTAGAAAATTCGGGTTTAAAATTTCATTCGGGGATAATATCAAGAAAACAAAGCAGATTGGGTATTTATCTGCGCCTGACACAGAACGCGCAAAAGAGCTGGTTAATGCGTTCACTGACGACAGCGTAGATGCAATATTTTGCGCAAGAGGAGGGTATGGGTCAATGAGAATACTCCCTCTTATAGACTACGATATAATTCAAGAGCATCCAAAAGTATTTGTTGGATATAGCGACATCACTGCCTTACATATTGCAATAAACAAGAAAACAGGGCTTATAACATTTCATGGCATGATGCCCGGCGTAGATTTTGACATTACAAATGATATAACTATGAATCATATGATTGAAATTCTGGCTGGTGAAACCTTGGACTTAACTCCTCAGATCAAAAGAATTGTTGGGAGCATTGTTGACGGGGAAACTTTTGGGATTAGCACTGGCACAAATTTTTCACTTTTGATATCTCTCATAGGTACAGAATATGAGTTCAAGTCAAGTGAGAGAATATTATTTTTAGAAGATGTATCTACAAGCATCTCTGATATAGATCGGTACATGTCTGAACTATGGCTATCTAAAATGCTTTATCGAGCTAAAGGACTAGTTTTTGGAGACTTTACACAAATCCCGAACGATGAAGGCCCTAATCCTTCACTTCCAGAAATAATTTATTATTATGTAAATAAAATGAAAAAACCGGTTATTTACGGCATGCCTTTTGGGCACGGCCCAGACCAAATGACTATACCTTTAGCTGCAAAAATGAAAATATCAACATATGAGCCATCAATTATATTACAGGAAAATGTAGTAGAATAA
- a CDS encoding MBL fold metallo-hydrolase, whose protein sequence is LEAIEENYMSIAYNKSFMIKDVEITGHSAGHIPGSTMYMIDDSQKTLFTGDLQTIDTELLKGCKSYSADTLFIESTYAGKEHPPRASTEREFLGKIEEVLDRKGKVIIPAFAVGRTQELMLVLKKLDREFYVDGMSNTVNHILKHYPGYIKDAKEFSEVRKLAIPVTRKKERKQALENGLIITTSGMLEGGPVLGYLAQIKDDSKNAILFTGYQVENTNGRMLLETGILDLYGVRSRVMAEIHKYDFSAHASHSELVKFINSTKAENVVLFHGDHREALAQDLDRNVILPVKGETYELKE, encoded by the coding sequence ATCTTGAAGCAATAGAAGAAAATTACATGTCAATAGCGTACAACAAATCATTCATGATCAAAGATGTAGAGATCACAGGGCATTCTGCAGGACATATACCGGGATCAACAATGTATATGATTGATGACTCTCAAAAGACCCTGTTTACAGGAGATCTGCAGACTATAGATACAGAACTTCTCAAAGGGTGTAAAAGTTATTCTGCAGACACACTTTTCATCGAGTCAACATACGCAGGCAAAGAGCATCCTCCACGTGCAAGTACAGAGCGCGAGTTTCTGGGGAAGATCGAGGAAGTACTGGATCGAAAAGGAAAGGTAATAATTCCTGCATTTGCAGTGGGCAGGACGCAGGAGCTTATGCTGGTCCTTAAAAAACTGGATCGAGAATTTTATGTAGATGGTATGAGCAACACTGTAAACCATATCCTAAAACATTATCCTGGGTATATCAAAGATGCGAAAGAGTTCAGTGAGGTCAGAAAGTTGGCCATTCCAGTAACCAGGAAAAAAGAGAGAAAACAAGCACTTGAAAATGGTTTAATAATAACCACCAGCGGCATGTTAGAAGGTGGCCCTGTGCTGGGGTATCTGGCTCAGATAAAAGATGACTCTAAAAATGCAATATTGTTTACAGGATATCAGGTAGAAAACACCAACGGTAGAATGCTGTTGGAAACGGGTATACTAGATCTGTATGGAGTTAGATCCAGAGTAATGGCTGAGATACATAAATATGATTTTTCAGCGCATGCATCGCACTCTGAGCTCGTAAAGTTTATAAACAGTACAAAAGCAGAGAATGTGGTTCTGTTTCATGGAGATCACAGAGAAGCATTAGCGCAAGATCTGGATAGAAACGTAATACTTCCTGTCAAAGGAGAGACGTACGAGTTAAAAGAATGA
- a CDS encoding FGGY-family carbohydrate kinase — protein sequence MNEDQILVFDIGTSKLKAGVYNEQGVKIAESAREMDINYPVEGWAEQDPEKWMHYIVELSKEILSKMKQVNIKGIGVTGQLMGLVPVNVNMKHLRNAIIWLDSRAEQEAEEILSNISVMDFLEMTGGIPTGKDVIAKILWLKNHEPEIFDKTRYFLDVKDYIIYRLTNNIVTDISTAAVRGLIDVRIKDWSETLCNIIGITVDKLPVISETKSIIGNLKNEKLLNLGISKEVAVINGSGDAFVTPFGAGAVRDGKAHYYLGTSSWASTHVSDPLMNEERGIGSVYSAIPGKWLLISESESAGSCLDWFMSNIYNAKDDNAYREINERVSKSKPGSKNLIFLPWLYGERSPVLDVYARGGFVNLSLDHNINDLARSVMEGIAMNARWMVEGISEAGINFSSINVVGGGAKSEVWMQILSDMLKMKVNRIADPQNVTLRGSAMLTLLGLNYLKNVEETESLIKIDTTFVQNPDTAYVYDKLYENYKKIYSSLKEIFENLNS from the coding sequence ATGAATGAAGATCAGATTTTAGTTTTTGATATAGGCACAAGCAAACTCAAAGCAGGTGTATATAATGAACAAGGGGTAAAAATCGCAGAGTCAGCAAGGGAAATGGATATAAATTATCCTGTCGAAGGGTGGGCTGAACAAGACCCAGAAAAATGGATGCATTATATAGTAGAATTGTCAAAAGAGATCTTGAGTAAGATGAAGCAGGTAAATATAAAAGGTATTGGAGTTACTGGGCAGTTGATGGGATTAGTGCCTGTGAATGTGAACATGAAACATTTAAGAAACGCAATAATCTGGTTAGATTCAAGGGCAGAGCAAGAAGCAGAAGAGATATTATCCAATATTTCAGTCATGGATTTTCTTGAAATGACTGGCGGAATACCAACCGGAAAAGATGTTATAGCCAAGATTTTATGGTTAAAAAACCATGAGCCTGAGATTTTTGATAAAACCAGATATTTCTTAGATGTGAAAGATTATATAATTTATAGATTGACCAACAATATAGTAACAGATATCAGCACTGCAGCCGTGAGGGGGCTGATAGATGTAAGAATTAAAGATTGGTCGGAAACGCTTTGTAACATCATTGGCATAACAGTAGATAAACTGCCAGTTATTAGTGAAACTAAAAGCATTATAGGCAATTTAAAAAACGAGAAGCTGTTGAATCTGGGGATCAGCAAAGAGGTAGCAGTTATAAATGGATCAGGGGACGCGTTTGTTACACCATTTGGTGCAGGTGCTGTAAGAGACGGTAAAGCACATTATTATCTCGGTACTTCCAGCTGGGCCAGCACGCATGTCTCAGATCCTCTAATGAATGAAGAAAGAGGAATTGGAAGCGTTTATTCTGCCATTCCTGGAAAATGGCTTTTGATCTCAGAATCAGAAAGTGCTGGATCTTGTCTTGACTGGTTTATGTCAAATATATATAACGCAAAAGATGACAATGCGTACAGAGAAATTAATGAGAGGGTATCAAAATCGAAACCAGGGTCAAAAAACCTTATTTTTCTGCCTTGGCTATATGGAGAGCGGTCTCCTGTACTGGATGTATATGCACGTGGAGGGTTTGTAAATCTGAGCTTGGACCATAATATAAACGATCTAGCTAGGTCTGTGATGGAAGGTATTGCAATGAATGCAAGATGGATGGTTGAGGGAATCTCTGAAGCAGGTATTAATTTTTCATCCATAAACGTGGTAGGTGGAGGCGCGAAAAGTGAAGTATGGATGCAAATTCTATCAGATATGTTAAAGATGAAGGTGAATAGGATAGCAGATCCACAAAACGTGACTCTTAGGGGAAGTGCAATGCTAACATTGCTGGGATTAAATTATCTTAAAAATGTTGAAGAAACTGAGAGTTTAATAAAGATTGATACAACGTTTGTTCAAAATCCCGATACTGCATATGTATATGACAAACTTTATGAAAACTATAAGAAGATATATTCTTCATTAAAAGAAATATTTGAAAATTTGAACAGTTAG
- the ilvA gene encoding threonine ammonia-lyase → MIEQFMINIKDVKDAEKTLKGVAKITPVEHSRTFSEMSGNDVYLKLENLQTTGSFKLRGAYNKIYHATEEERKRGIVATSAGNHSQGVAYAAKLLNVKATIFMPIFTSPSKIIATKNYGAEIQLFGETYDECNKKAIEYADKNNKIFVHSFNDPYVIAGQATIGMEIYEQIKDLDAVVVPIGGGGLISGIAFALKSLNNKIKVIGVEAEGASSMKYSVEKGEIEPLVKLDTIADSISVKIPGPLTLDMVKLYVDELLTVKDEEIANAMYLLLTRNKIVTEPAGAASLAAILSGKIKMKNKKICAVISGGNVDFNLLTQVIQKGLLNEKLMIKISVIIPDKPGSLKQILNYLSERQTNVQDISIDRIENDVPAGMAKINIIVQTIGAENIKEIVNFLKAQNITYKISD, encoded by the coding sequence ATGATAGAGCAATTTATGATAAACATAAAGGATGTAAAAGATGCAGAGAAGACTTTGAAGGGTGTTGCAAAGATTACACCGGTAGAACATTCAAGAACATTTTCAGAAATGTCCGGAAATGATGTATATTTAAAACTTGAAAATTTACAGACTACAGGCTCATTTAAGTTAAGAGGCGCATATAATAAAATATATCATGCCACCGAAGAAGAACGGAAGAGAGGGATAGTAGCCACCAGTGCTGGCAATCATTCACAGGGAGTTGCTTACGCCGCCAAACTATTAAACGTAAAAGCTACAATATTCATGCCTATTTTTACTAGTCCCTCAAAAATAATTGCAACAAAAAATTACGGTGCAGAAATCCAACTTTTTGGAGAAACATATGATGAATGCAACAAGAAAGCAATTGAATATGCTGACAAAAATAACAAGATATTTGTCCATTCTTTTAACGATCCTTATGTCATAGCAGGGCAAGCTACAATTGGAATGGAAATTTACGAACAAATAAAAGATCTAGATGCAGTAGTAGTTCCGATTGGCGGTGGCGGGCTTATATCAGGAATAGCATTTGCATTAAAATCTCTTAACAACAAAATAAAAGTAATCGGTGTAGAGGCTGAAGGAGCTTCATCTATGAAATATTCTGTGGAAAAAGGGGAAATAGAGCCACTGGTAAAACTTGACACTATTGCCGATAGCATTTCTGTGAAAATACCAGGGCCATTAACTTTAGACATGGTTAAATTATATGTGGATGAACTTTTAACCGTTAAAGATGAAGAAATAGCAAACGCTATGTATTTACTTCTGACAAGAAATAAAATTGTAACAGAGCCTGCGGGTGCTGCTTCACTGGCTGCGATTTTGTCAGGAAAGATAAAAATGAAGAACAAGAAAATTTGCGCAGTGATCAGTGGCGGTAACGTGGACTTTAATTTACTCACGCAGGTAATACAGAAAGGCCTTTTAAACGAAAAACTTATGATAAAGATCTCTGTGATTATTCCAGACAAGCCAGGCTCTCTAAAGCAGATATTGAACTATCTGTCTGAGAGGCAGACTAATGTTCAGGATATTTCTATAGACAGAATTGAAAACGATGTTCCGGCAGGAATGGCAAAGATCAATATTATAGTTCAGACAATAGGCGCCGAAAACATCAAAGAGATTGTTAACTTTCTGAAAGCGCAGAATATAACATATAAGATATCGGATTAA
- a CDS encoding MBL fold metallo-hydrolase produces the protein MKFKFFGGAEEIGSLGVLFELEKNKILIEYGITPTKPPAYPIEAPNVDAILLTHAHLDHSGMVPFQSNKYSIPIYLTAVTRDLARLLFYDSVKVADLEGFFSPYNNEDLEAIEENYMSIAYNKSFMIKDVEITGHSAGHIPGSTMYMIDD, from the coding sequence ATGAAATTTAAATTTTTTGGCGGAGCCGAAGAGATCGGAAGCCTAGGAGTATTATTTGAACTTGAAAAAAATAAGATTTTGATAGAGTATGGAATAACTCCCACAAAACCTCCTGCATATCCAATCGAAGCTCCTAATGTAGATGCAATATTATTAACGCATGCACATTTAGATCACTCAGGAATGGTACCATTTCAGTCTAATAAATATAGTATTCCAATATATTTGACTGCTGTTACAAGGGATCTGGCTAGACTGCTTTTTTACGATTCTGTGAAAGTAGCAGACCTAGAGGGTTTTTTTAGTCCTTACAACAATGAAGATCTTGAAGCAATAGAAGAAAATTACATGTCAATAGCGTACAACAAATCATTCATGATCAAAGATGTAGAGATCACAGGGCATTCTGCAGGACATATACCGGGATCAACAATGTATATGATTGATGAC
- a CDS encoding deoxyhypusine synthase translates to MLEKVVKDINLSENMKLAELLEYYKESGGFTSAKLGTAEEILIKMFKDKSATKFLSFPADIISTGTRGVIKELVKRKLVDVIITTCGTLDHDLARSFKPYYQGSFMLDDAILYQKGINRLGNVLIPNDSYGTIIESKMQDFLENLTTAKKTWGVRELVYELGNYINDKDSILYWASKNNIPVFVPGITDGAVGSQLWSYWERNRDFSINLLLDEHELSDFIFSAKKTGALMIGGGISKHHTIWWNQFKGGLDYAVYITTAEEYDGSLSGARLREAVSWGKIKAKAKYITVEGDATIILPILIGSIISKLR, encoded by the coding sequence ATGCTTGAAAAAGTTGTAAAAGATATTAATTTAAGCGAAAACATGAAACTGGCTGAGCTTCTAGAGTATTATAAAGAATCTGGAGGCTTTACGTCGGCAAAGCTCGGCACTGCCGAAGAAATATTGATCAAAATGTTTAAGGACAAGAGTGCCACCAAGTTTCTATCATTTCCTGCGGATATTATATCGACAGGAACGAGAGGAGTTATTAAGGAACTTGTAAAACGAAAACTGGTAGATGTTATTATCACTACCTGCGGCACGCTTGACCATGATCTTGCCAGGTCTTTTAAGCCTTATTATCAGGGCTCATTTATGCTTGATGATGCAATATTGTATCAGAAAGGCATAAACAGATTAGGCAATGTGCTCATTCCTAATGATAGTTATGGGACAATCATAGAATCAAAAATGCAGGATTTTTTAGAAAACTTAACTACTGCAAAAAAAACGTGGGGAGTGCGAGAACTAGTTTACGAGCTTGGTAACTATATCAATGATAAGGACTCAATACTTTACTGGGCAAGCAAGAACAACATACCGGTATTTGTGCCTGGAATAACTGATGGTGCAGTAGGATCTCAGCTCTGGAGCTACTGGGAGCGAAATCGAGATTTTAGCATTAACCTATTGTTAGACGAGCATGAACTATCTGATTTTATTTTCAGTGCAAAAAAAACCGGTGCGCTGATGATCGGAGGTGGCATATCCAAGCATCATACAATCTGGTGGAACCAATTTAAAGGTGGGCTGGATTATGCAGTATATATTACTACTGCTGAAGAATATGATGGATCTCTTTCCGGTGCAAGGTTAAGAGAAGCGGTTTCATGGGGCAAGATTAAGGCAAAAGCAAAATATATAACAGTTGAAGGCGATGCAACTATAATATTGCCGATATTAATCGGCTCAATAATTTCAAAATTAAGGTGA
- a CDS encoding S-methyl-5'-thioadenosine phosphorylase, whose translation MVKIGIIGGSGITEMFKPEVTKKIDTPYGPPSGDLEIGEINGVKIAFLQRHGKGHRIPPHKINYKANIYAMYSEGVEKVIAISAVGSLKEEYRPGELAFPDQFIDFTKSREYTYFNGPTVAHISMADPFCESLRSIVIGSAQRLNISSHKDGTYICIEGPRFSTRAESKMFRNFADLIGMTLVPEINLARELGMCYLSIATITDYDVWAEKPVTAGEVTKVVKENEFKVKNILNDSIKDINNDNSCDCKRDINIAKM comes from the coding sequence ATGGTCAAAATAGGTATAATAGGTGGTTCTGGAATAACAGAGATGTTTAAGCCAGAGGTCACGAAGAAGATAGATACACCTTACGGGCCTCCGTCTGGAGATCTAGAGATAGGTGAGATTAATGGTGTGAAAATAGCTTTTTTGCAGAGGCATGGGAAGGGACATAGAATTCCACCGCACAAGATAAATTATAAAGCGAACATATATGCAATGTACAGCGAGGGTGTTGAAAAAGTCATAGCCATAAGTGCAGTAGGATCTTTGAAAGAAGAGTACAGACCTGGAGAACTAGCGTTTCCAGATCAGTTTATAGATTTTACAAAATCGAGAGAGTACACATATTTTAATGGGCCAACAGTTGCGCATATTTCTATGGCTGACCCATTCTGCGAGTCATTGAGGAGCATTGTTATAGGCTCCGCTCAGAGGTTGAACATTAGTTCACATAAAGATGGTACATACATATGCATAGAAGGGCCGAGATTTTCAACAAGGGCAGAATCTAAAATGTTCCGAAATTTTGCGGATTTAATAGGAATGACTCTAGTGCCAGAAATAAATTTAGCGAGAGAGCTTGGCATGTGTTATTTATCTATTGCAACAATAACAGATTATGATGTATGGGCTGAAAAGCCAGTAACTGCAGGCGAGGTAACGAAAGTTGTTAAAGAGAACGAGTTTAAGGTGAAAAACATACTTAATGATTCCATAAAAGATATTAACAACGATAATTCTTGTGACTGCAAAAGAGATATAAACATTGCAAAAATGTAG
- a CDS encoding aspartate aminotransferase family protein encodes MVFNPKFIKKEEIEKLLTEVTQEEFYNARAKSLTPLKDTILLKGEGPYVTDINGNKYLDMTAQAWTLNSGYLNEDIMYSVYTQMHYLTHVRYGYPTIPRIKLINTLTELFGFEKVAFNNEGGGLAIEAAMKLAMVNRPGKKVFIMSYRGYHGSTLATIPAGNPLPSAIRFDGFGAEHFKRIPYPYCYRCPFNKQFGECEFECLTSLENLLIYDNNNDIAALIIEPMQGPGGQIPSPPGYLERLKKIVHENELLLVFDESQTTFGRIGRWSASEYYNVKPDIMTTTKALGGGFPLGAILATKELSGFTEGEEHTTFGSDPVLFAAALASIEVTRRMKLLENSEKVGGYILKRLNEMKERHKLIGDVRGVGLFIGVELVKDKKTKVPATEETELIIHYAYEKKVIFDFSMPQITRNEFSFRNVLKIKPPLIITEEEADHALNVFEDSLTKVEREE; translated from the coding sequence ATGGTTTTTAATCCCAAATTTATAAAAAAAGAGGAGATTGAAAAGTTATTAACTGAAGTTACACAAGAAGAATTTTATAATGCGAGGGCAAAATCACTAACACCTTTGAAAGATACTATTTTATTGAAAGGAGAAGGTCCTTACGTAACAGATATAAATGGCAACAAATATCTAGATATGACCGCTCAAGCATGGACATTGAATTCTGGCTATTTAAATGAAGATATAATGTACAGTGTTTATACGCAGATGCACTATCTTACTCATGTGAGATATGGGTATCCAACCATACCAAGAATAAAACTGATAAATACTTTAACAGAGCTTTTTGGATTTGAGAAGGTAGCTTTCAACAATGAAGGTGGCGGCTTAGCAATAGAAGCAGCAATGAAACTCGCAATGGTAAACAGGCCAGGCAAAAAAGTTTTTATTATGAGTTATAGAGGATACCACGGCTCTACCTTGGCAACCATACCTGCCGGAAACCCTCTGCCATCAGCAATACGATTTGACGGATTTGGTGCTGAGCATTTTAAAAGAATACCTTATCCATATTGTTATAGGTGCCCTTTTAACAAACAATTTGGAGAATGCGAATTTGAATGCTTAACTTCATTAGAAAATTTGTTGATATATGATAACAATAATGATATTGCGGCCTTGATCATAGAACCTATGCAAGGGCCTGGTGGTCAAATACCTTCACCGCCAGGGTATTTAGAGAGACTGAAAAAGATAGTTCATGAAAATGAGCTACTTTTAGTATTTGATGAATCTCAAACAACTTTTGGGAGAATAGGTAGATGGTCAGCTTCAGAATACTATAATGTAAAACCAGATATAATGACCACTACAAAAGCTTTAGGTGGAGGTTTTCCGTTAGGTGCAATTCTTGCAACTAAGGAACTGAGTGGTTTTACTGAGGGAGAGGAACATACCACGTTCGGAAGTGATCCAGTGTTATTTGCAGCAGCGTTAGCGAGCATAGAAGTAACCAGGAGAATGAAGCTTTTAGAAAATTCGGAAAAGGTTGGAGGATATATCTTAAAGAGGCTTAATGAAATGAAAGAAAGACATAAGCTTATTGGGGATGTTAGAGGTGTAGGATTATTCATCGGCGTTGAACTGGTGAAGGACAAAAAAACAAAGGTCCCAGCTACAGAAGAGACAGAGCTTATTATACATTATGCATATGAGAAAAAAGTGATATTTGACTTTTCAATGCCACAGATTACTAGGAACGAATTTTCATTCAGAAATGTATTGAAAATCAAACCTCCACTAATAATCACGGAAGAAGAGGCAGATCATGCGCTGAATGTATTTGAAGATAGTCTGACAAAAGTGGAGCGGGAGGAATAA
- a CDS encoding MFS transporter — protein sequence MSVKNTKSRDLTAKQNKKYLWFLSYVLSNISGGLISPLIPLFVVLYLHSSVFYVGLASSIASIATVPALIFWGNLSDAIGKRKIFITIGFIGSFASLLLVILAHMIWTYIGVLALFQFIAMAATPVSTLLILENTKKEEWAAMLAKFNWYSYIGLIIGLIAGTMLITAYASGSETILPILYVISALLYLSAGISAILILPESVQKLKRSGVSIFSVRLVERIRYFPGSVLHIISLKNLKKSKPLLPKTRNYIFITALLMLGFQVFFVPYPVYMLEKLKANENQIFIMYLLNNIFSAIGFRIANRYVTRFGLRKTISMSLFARILLIGVVAVIAFISLSSVSILYLSIIIYGLMGFTWSFIGLSWVTSVSKIALPENRGKAIGFYNSFLSIGQVAGAAISGVLAYYISYGFDFLAAIIIIFMGTIIISSFYLHNPEIEKTTAT from the coding sequence ATGTCAGTAAAGAATACAAAAAGCAGGGATCTTACAGCTAAACAAAACAAGAAGTATCTCTGGTTTTTAAGCTATGTTCTATCCAATATTTCCGGTGGTTTAATAAGTCCTCTTATTCCTCTTTTTGTAGTTCTCTATCTTCATTCAAGTGTTTTTTATGTGGGCTTGGCATCTTCAATTGCATCCATAGCTACTGTTCCTGCGCTTATATTTTGGGGCAATCTTTCGGATGCTATAGGAAAAAGGAAAATATTCATAACGATAGGATTTATCGGCTCATTTGCGTCTTTGCTTCTAGTTATTTTGGCGCATATGATATGGACATATATAGGCGTGCTAGCATTATTTCAATTTATTGCAATGGCTGCAACTCCGGTCTCTACACTATTAATATTAGAAAATACCAAAAAGGAAGAATGGGCAGCAATGCTCGCCAAGTTTAACTGGTACTCATATATAGGGCTTATTATAGGCCTCATTGCCGGTACCATGCTTATAACTGCCTATGCATCTGGATCTGAAACTATACTTCCGATTTTATATGTAATTTCTGCTTTACTTTACCTGAGTGCCGGGATATCTGCAATATTAATACTTCCTGAATCTGTGCAAAAACTGAAAAGGTCCGGAGTGTCGATTTTTTCAGTTCGACTAGTAGAGAGAATCAGATATTTTCCAGGTAGCGTTTTGCATATTATCTCCTTAAAAAATCTTAAGAAAAGTAAGCCATTGCTTCCAAAAACTCGCAATTATATATTTATTACCGCTTTATTGATGTTAGGCTTTCAGGTTTTTTTTGTACCTTATCCTGTATACATGCTTGAAAAACTGAAAGCAAATGAAAATCAGATATTTATAATGTATCTTTTAAATAACATTTTCTCTGCGATAGGGTTTAGGATAGCTAATAGATATGTTACGAGATTCGGGCTCAGAAAAACAATATCAATGTCACTTTTTGCGAGAATATTACTTATAGGAGTTGTGGCAGTAATTGCTTTTATATCTCTATCCTCTGTGTCAATACTATACCTATCTATTATTATATACGGGCTCATGGGATTTACATGGAGCTTTATCGGACTTTCATGGGTTACATCAGTGTCAAAGATCGCATTGCCTGAAAACAGAGGGAAAGCTATTGGCTTTTATAACTCGTTTCTTAGTATCGGACAGGTTGCAGGGGCTGCAATTTCAGGAGTGTTAGCCTATTACATTAGCTATGGTTTTGATTTTCTGGCAGCGATAATTATTATATTTATGGGCACAATCATAATATCTAGCTTTTACCTACATAACCCAGAAATAGAAAAGACTACTGCTACATAA